A window of the Pseudomonas fluorescens genome harbors these coding sequences:
- a CDS encoding response regulator transcription factor, which yields MKLLVVEDEALLRHHLQTRLTESGHVVESVANAEEALYQTGQFNFDLAVIDLGLPGMGGLDLIRQLRSGGKTFPILILTARGNWQDKVEGLAAGADDYVVKPFQFEELEARLNALLRRSSGFTQSTIVAGPLLLDLNRKQATLDEQPLALTAYEYRILEYLMRHHQQVVPKDRLMEQLYPDDDERDPNVIEVLVGRLRRKLEGPAGFKPIDTVRGLGYLFNERCT from the coding sequence ATGAAACTGTTGGTCGTCGAAGATGAAGCGCTGTTGCGCCATCACCTGCAAACCCGCCTGACGGAGAGCGGTCACGTGGTCGAGTCCGTGGCCAACGCCGAAGAGGCGTTGTACCAGACCGGGCAATTCAACTTTGACCTGGCGGTGATCGACCTCGGCCTGCCGGGCATGGGCGGGCTCGACCTGATCCGTCAGTTGCGCTCGGGCGGCAAGACTTTTCCGATCCTGATCCTCACCGCGCGCGGCAACTGGCAGGACAAGGTCGAAGGCCTGGCCGCCGGCGCCGACGATTACGTGGTCAAGCCGTTCCAGTTCGAAGAGCTCGAAGCGCGGCTCAATGCGTTGCTGCGCCGCTCCAGCGGTTTCACCCAGTCGACCATCGTCGCTGGCCCGCTGTTGCTGGATCTGAATCGCAAGCAGGCGACCCTCGACGAGCAACCGCTGGCGCTGACCGCCTACGAATACCGGATCCTCGAATACCTCATGCGCCATCACCAGCAAGTGGTGCCCAAGGATCGCTTGATGGAGCAGCTGTACCCGGATGACGACGAGCGCGATCCGAACGTGATCGAAGTGCTGGTCGGCCGACTGCGCCGCAAGCTCGAAGGCCCGGCCGGATTCAAGCCGATCGATACCGTGCGCGGCCTCGGTTACCTGTTCAATGAGCGCTGCACTTGA
- a CDS encoding AraC family transcriptional regulator, with the protein MRERTIASHFARAALGGARRSGYDYSDLLQQLGISPELLDEPRARIAPEQFTQLIQNLWLALDDEYLGFGSAPSKPGSFAMMCHAIIHCRSLEKALQRGLLFYSLFPEAPRLTLTHEDEWVRLSLDDAQLWDPDHFLSESLLVIWHRLGSWLIGQRIRLEQASFSYPKPAHGAEYDLLFSCPLEFSATQSSLVFHSRYLHMPLLQDERTLKHFLERSPADLLSRPDDGNSLSSRLRRLLSHDSARWPDLEAVAAHLHISPQTLRRHLREEGTSFQELKDQLRRDIAIYHLGRADLSLQQIAEQLGFSEPSAFHRAFKKWTGLTPGAYRAQEQ; encoded by the coding sequence ATGCGCGAACGCACCATCGCCAGTCATTTTGCCCGCGCCGCCCTCGGTGGCGCGCGGCGCTCGGGTTACGACTATTCGGACCTGCTGCAGCAACTGGGCATCAGCCCCGAACTGCTCGACGAGCCGCGCGCGCGGATCGCCCCGGAACAATTCACCCAACTGATCCAGAACCTGTGGCTGGCCCTGGACGACGAATACCTGGGCTTCGGCAGCGCGCCGAGCAAACCCGGCAGCTTCGCCATGATGTGCCACGCCATCATTCATTGCCGCAGCCTGGAGAAGGCTCTGCAACGCGGCTTATTGTTTTATAGCCTATTCCCCGAAGCCCCGCGCCTGACCCTGACCCATGAAGACGAATGGGTACGCCTGAGCCTCGACGATGCGCAATTGTGGGACCCGGATCACTTTCTCAGCGAGAGCCTGCTGGTGATCTGGCATCGCCTCGGCAGCTGGCTGATCGGCCAGCGGATTCGTCTGGAACAAGCGAGCTTCAGCTACCCGAAACCGGCGCACGGGGCGGAATACGACCTGCTGTTTTCCTGCCCGCTGGAATTTTCGGCAACGCAAAGCAGCCTGGTGTTTCACAGCCGCTATCTGCACATGCCGCTGTTGCAGGACGAACGCACCCTCAAGCATTTCCTCGAACGCTCCCCCGCCGACCTGCTGTCCCGTCCGGACGACGGCAACAGCCTGAGCAGCCGGCTGCGGCGCTTGCTCAGCCATGACAGCGCACGCTGGCCGGACCTCGAAGCGGTGGCGGCGCACCTGCACATCAGCCCGCAAACCCTGCGCCGGCATTTGCGCGAGGAAGGCACCAGTTTTCAGGAATTGAAGGATCAGTTGCGTCGGGATATTGCGATTTATCATCTGGGGCGAGCCGATCTGTCGTTGCAACAGATCGCCGAACAGCTCGGGTTCTCCGAGCCGTCGGCGTTTCATCGGGCGTTCAAGAAGTGGACGGGGCTGACGCCGGGGGCTTATCGGGCGCAGGAGCAGTGA
- a CDS encoding ATP-binding protein: MIRSLRVRLMLAATTLAVLFMLALLPAMQGAFSLALQDSIEQRLASDVTTLISAARVENNRLMMPSQLPDERFNLTDNRLLGYIYDREGHLVWRSKGTQEEKINYTPRYDGLGNEFARIREANGQEFFVYDVEVKLLGGKSAAFSIVALQPVREYETTLEGLRENLYLGFGAALLVLLALLWIGLTWGLKALRRLSQELDEIEGGTLESLSEQHPRELLRLTGSLNRLLHSERQQRSRYRDSLDDLAHSLKTPLAVLQGVSEDMAQRPEDRDQAWVLQTQIERMSQQIGYQLQRASLRKSGLVRHQVRLRPVLQSLCDTLDKVYRDKHVRVAFDLPEHCYVPIEQGALLEMMGNLLENAYRLCLGEVRISVRESHSGSELCIEDDGPGVPPDQRARILERGERLDRQHPGQGIGLAVVKDIIESYNAKLTLGDSPMGGAAFRIHFPAV; this comes from the coding sequence TTGATCCGTTCCCTTCGCGTCCGGCTGATGCTCGCCGCCACCACCCTGGCGGTGTTGTTCATGCTCGCGTTGCTCCCGGCGATGCAGGGCGCGTTCAGCCTGGCGCTGCAGGACTCGATCGAGCAGCGGCTGGCGTCCGACGTCACCACGCTGATCTCCGCCGCGCGGGTTGAAAACAACCGCTTGATGATGCCGTCACAGTTGCCCGACGAGCGCTTCAATCTCACGGACAATCGCCTGCTCGGCTACATCTATGACCGCGAAGGGCATCTGGTCTGGCGCTCGAAGGGCACCCAGGAAGAGAAGATCAACTACACGCCGCGCTACGACGGCCTCGGCAACGAGTTCGCGCGGATTCGCGAGGCCAACGGTCAGGAATTTTTCGTCTACGACGTCGAAGTCAAACTGCTCGGCGGCAAAAGCGCAGCCTTCAGTATCGTGGCCCTGCAACCGGTGCGCGAATACGAAACCACCCTCGAAGGTCTGCGGGAAAACCTCTACCTCGGGTTCGGCGCGGCGCTGCTGGTGCTGCTCGCATTGCTGTGGATCGGCCTGACCTGGGGCCTGAAAGCCTTGCGCCGGCTCAGCCAGGAACTCGACGAAATCGAGGGCGGAACCCTCGAAAGCCTCAGTGAACAGCACCCGCGCGAACTGCTGCGCCTGACCGGTTCCCTCAATCGCCTGCTGCACAGCGAACGTCAGCAGCGCAGCCGTTACCGCGATTCCCTCGACGATCTGGCCCACAGCCTGAAAACCCCGCTGGCGGTATTGCAAGGCGTCAGCGAAGACATGGCCCAGCGCCCCGAGGATCGCGATCAGGCCTGGGTGCTGCAAACCCAGATCGAACGCATGAGCCAGCAGATCGGCTACCAGTTGCAGCGCGCCAGCCTGCGCAAAAGCGGTCTGGTGCGCCATCAGGTGCGCCTGCGCCCGGTGCTGCAAAGCCTGTGCGACACCCTCGACAAGGTCTACCGCGACAAACACGTGCGCGTCGCCTTCGATCTGCCGGAGCATTGTTACGTGCCGATCGAGCAGGGCGCCTTGCTGGAAATGATGGGCAACCTGCTGGAAAACGCTTATCGCCTGTGCCTGGGCGAAGTGCGCATCAGCGTGCGTGAAAGCCATTCCGGAAGCGAACTGTGCATCGAAGACGACGGCCCCGGCGTACCACCGGATCAGCGCGCACGGATTCTCGAACGCGGCGAGCGTCTGGACCGCCAGCATCCGGGACAGGGGATCGGGCTGGCGGTGGTCAAGGACATCATCGAGAGCTACAACGCCAAGCTGACGCTGGGCGATTCGCCGATGGGCGGGGCTGCGTTCAGGATTCATTTTCCAGCGGTGTGA